GGCTTGGCCTCGAGGCCGCCCCCTTCAAGGCCCAGAACATGGCGAACCACGCCCGGGTGGTGCGGGGCGGGGAGATGGCCTCCGCCCAGTGGCTCCAGGCCCTGGCGGCGGGGGTAGAGCCCGAGGTGCGCATGAACCCCGTCCTGGTGAAGCCCTTCGGGGAGAGGGGCGCCCAGGTGGTGGTGTGGGGGAAGGTGGACCCCTTCCTCTCCGGGCTTCCCTGGAAGGAAAGGAGGCCCCACCTCGAGGCCCCCGTCCGCGAGGCCCTGGAAGGCCTCCTCGCCGAGTACGACCTCCTGGTGCTGGAGGGGGCGGGAAGCCCGGTGGAGCGGAACCTCTGGCCCGACCTCCCGAACCTAAGGGTAGCCGAGTGGGCGGACGCCAAGGCCCTCCTGGTGGCCGACGTGGACCAGGGCGGGGCCCTGGGGGCGCTCTACGGCACCTGGGCCCTCCTGGGGGAGCACCGAAAGAGGCTCATAGGCTTCGCCTTCAACAAGTTCCGGGGGGACCTGGAGCTCCTGAAGCCCGCCTACGCGCTCCTCAGGGACTGGACCGGCCTCCCCGTCCTCGGCACCCTCCCCCTCCTTCCCCTCGCCCTCCCCGAGGAGGACGGGTTCCGCTACCGCCAGCCCGCCGGGAATGGCCCCAAGGTGGCCCTCCTCCGCTACCCCCACGCCGCCAACCTGGACGAGTTCTGGCCCCTCTCCGAGCTCGCCCAGGTGGTCTACGCCCATAGCCCCGAGGAGGCGGAAGGGGCCTGGCTTCTCATCCTCCCGGGAAGCCGCCTCCCGGCGCGGGACCTCCCCTGGCTTCGGGCCTTCCTCCCCTTGATCCAGAGGCACCTGGAGGCGGGCAAGCCCGTCCTCGCCGTCTGCGGAGGGGCGGAGATGCTTTCCGAAGCCCTCCTGGACGAGGAAGGGGTGGAGGAAAGGGGCCACTTCCCCGGCCTCGGCCTCCTCCCCTACCGGGTGCGGATGGCGCGGGAGAAGACGGTGGAGCGGAGGCGGGTGCGGCTTCGGGGGCTTTCCGGGTACTGGGGGAGGCTTGAGGGCCTCGAGGTGGAGGGGTACGAGATCCACCACGGCCAGGGCCTCCCCCTCTTCCACCAGGAAGGAAGCCTCCTCGCCACCTGGCTCCACGGCCTCCTGGAAAACCCCGGGGTGCAGAAGGCCCTCTTCGGCCGGGAGGCGCGGGGCCTGGAGGAGGGCCTTGAGGCCCTGGCGGACGCCCTGGAGCGCCACCTGGACCTAAGGGCCCTCCACCGGGCCCTGGGGCTCACGGGGAGGGCCTTCCCCGCAAGCCCCACCGAGGCGAAAGCCCCGGTGGGGTGCCCGGACCCGCCCCCACCCCCCGGCCTCGTCCTCCTCCTGGGCGGGGCGAAAAGCGGCAAGAGCCGCTTCGCCCAGAGGCTCGCCGGGCCCTTCGCCACCCTGGTCGCCACCGCCGAGGCCCGGGACGAGGAGATGGCGGAGAAGATCCGCCGCCACCAGGAGGAGCGCCCCCCCACCTGGGAGACCCTGGAAGCGCCTTTGGACCTCGTGGGGGCCCTGAAGCGGGCCCGCCACCCCACCGTGGTGGTGGACTGCCTCACCCTCTGGGTCGCCAACCTGATGGAACGGGGCCTGGACCCCCTCTTGGAGGCGAGGCGCTTCCTAAGCGCGGTGGAGGAAAGCGGCAAGAGGGTCATCGCCGTCTCCAACGAGGTGGGGATGGGGATCGTCCCCCAAAACCCCCTCGCCCGCCGCTACCGGGACCTCCTGGGCCAGGTGAACGCCCTTTTGGCCGAGGCGGCTCAGGAGGCCTACCTCCTGGTGGCGGGGCGGGCCCTGCCCCTCGGCGGGGGCAAGGTTCCCGCCCAGGAAGCCAAAAGGCCCGGCTCCCACGGAGGGGAACCGGGCCCCGGCCGATCCCGCGACCCGGGCCCTTAGGCCCAGACGTCCTCGGGGTGGCGCATCCCCTGGGGCCTGGCCTTGAGGATCTCCAGGGCCTCCTCCTCGCTCATCACCGGGTTCTGGTAGCGGAGGCCAAGGGCCTCCCCCATGAGGCGGAAGACGTGGGTGTTGTCCACGAGGCCCAGGTTCACAAAGCGCAGGCCCTGGCCGTAGAGGAGGAGCATCACGGGGCTCGCCGTGTGCTGCCCCGAGGACCAGCCGATGTTGGGCCGGTCGGGCTTCTGGGCGTCCCGCTGCACCATGGCCCAGGCCATGGTGTTGGCGGGCTGGACCCCTTGGCGCACCCCCTCCGGCCAGTAGACCTTCTCCCGGATGGCCCGCACCACCCTTTCCGCCTCGGCGTCCTCGAGGTCCACCCCCTTCATGGCCCGGAAGGCCTCCTTGACCTGGGAGGCCTCCGGGGCCTGGCCGAGGACGCGGAGCATGTGCTCAAAGCTCGCCCGCTGCGGCTCCAGGAGGTCCACCCCTTGGGAGCTCTCCAGGTAGCTCCGCCCGGCCCCGTAAAGCCCCCCTACCCCGGTGGCGTGGTCCGAGACCACGATGAGGAGGGTGTCCGGGTTCCGGTCCACGAAGGCGGTGAGGAGCTCCAGGACCTCGTCCGCCGCCAGCACGTCCCAAAGGGTGGCCCCGGCGTCGTTCAAGTGGTTGGCGTGGTCAATCCGCCCCGCTTCCACCTGAAGGACGAAGCCCCCGCGGTGGGCGGCAAGCCGGGGCAAAGCGGCCTGGACCATTTCCTTGAGGCTCGGCACCCCAAGGCCCTGGAAGCGGCGGTCAATCTCGTAGGGCACGTGGCCGTCGGCGAAGACGCCCAAGAGCCGGGTGGCGTTGGAACGGACGAGCTCCTCGGGGGTGCGCACCACCCCGTACCCCTTGGCGGCGAAGGCGGCGTAGAGGTCCTTCCCGTCCTTGCGCCTGGCGGGGTTGAAGAAGCGGTCCCCGCCCCCCAGGTACACCTCGGCCCCGAACTCCAGGTACTGCTCGGCGATCCTCTCCTCGGCGTTCCGGTCGGGATTGGAGATCACGAAGCTCGCCGGGGTGGCGTGGGTGACGGTGGTGGTGGTCACGAGCCCCACGGCCTTCCCCGCTTCCTTGGCCGCGGCGAAGAAGGGCTTGAGGGGGGTCCCGTCGGCGTGGATGGCGAGCCCCCCGTTCACCGTCTTCACCCCGCAGGAGAAGGCGTTCCCCGCGGCGCTGGACTCGGTGACGTAGCTGGTGAGGCTGTAGGTGTTGATGAGCCCGTTGGGGTAGCGGGCGAGGAGGCGCTCCAGGGCGAGAACCCGGCCCTGCCTCCTCCGGGCGTAGGCCTGGGCGATGGCGTAGTCCTCCCAGGAAAACCCGTCGTAGACGAAGACGATCAGGTTGCGGTAGCGCCTCCCCAAGGAAGGCTGGTTCTGCAGAGCCCCCTGGGTATGGCCCCGGGGCAGGAGGGCCAGGGCCCCCGCAGCCAGGCCACCTTTCAGGATGTCCCTTCGCTTCATGTTTCTCACCTCCGAGTTCAAAGTAAGAAGCGCAAGTCAGGGGAAGGTCAGGGGATAATAACCCCGTGACCCTGGAAGGCCGGATCCTCTCCCCCCGGGGCTTCGTGCGGGGAAGGCTCCCTGGCCCGACGCGCCCAGACCGGGGCCTTTCCCGGGTTCCGCCCCGCTTGGGCACTAAACGAAGAAGAGCTTTTCCCGGTCCACCTCCTTGAGGTGACGGATCCCCAACCGGCCCACCTCCTTCACCAGGCGGTCGGCCAGGTGAAGGGGAGCGGGAAGCCGGGGGAAGGCGAAACCGCTCGCCGGGTAGAGGCGGGTCAGATGGAAAATCTGGTGGGCCAGGGCCTCGAGGGGCGTGTCCCCCGCCTCGTGCACCAGCTTCAGGGGTCGGGGCGTGCCCCGGAAGTCCCGGTGGACGGTAAGGAGAAGAAAGGTCTTGTCCTCCAAGGGGACGTAAAGCCCGTCCGCCAGGCGCCCCTGCACGGGGTAGACCCGCCCCCCACCCGACTTGCGCACCGAAACCAAGTCGTAGGCTATGCCTTCCCGGGCAAGGGCCTCCAAGGCCAGGGCGAACTCGTCCTGGGGCACGCGGCCGTCCCGAAGGAGGAGGACCCGGGAAGGAAGCCTCCCCGCCTTGCGTCTGAAGGCCCAGAGGGTCTCCTCCAAGAGGTCCCAGACCACCTCCTGGGGGATCCGCTCCCCGGCCTGGGCCTCGGGGAGGGTCCAGAGGAGGTGGCCGCCGTCCCCGCCCACGGCGCAGGCCGCGCCCCCGAAGCGAAAGGACTCCCTTCCGCCGGCGTCAAAGCCCACGGCGAGCTCCGCCGGATAGGCGCCGCTCAGGGCCACCACCTGAAGCCCCGCTTTGGCCAGGAGGCCCAGGAGGGCGTTCTCCCAGCGGTGGCGTTCCTCCTCCCGGAGGGGGACGTTGAGGATTTGGCTGGGAAGGCCTTCCCTGAGAAGAAGGGCCTTCAGGCGGTTGCGGTCTTCCCAGGCCATGGGCGGGGTGAGGACCAGCACGGCCTGGACCCCCTCCTCCTTGGCCTTCCGCAGCGCCTCGCGGAAAGCCAGGCCTTGGGAGGGATGGGCGTGGAGGGTGTGCAAACGGAGGGAAGCCCCGCTCGCCCCAAAGGCCCGGAGCAAGGCCCGCCGGAGAAACTCCGGCCATCCTTGGGCCCCGTCCAGGCGCAAGAGGGCCAGGGCGGTTTCCTGGGCCCGGTAAAACCCCACGCGGAGGGCGTCCGCAGGCTTGCTCACGGCTCTTCTGCCCATGAGCTTGGGGATGCTCAAGCGGTAAGCCTGGGCGCGCACCGCCTCAGGTGTGCCCAGCCCCAGGCGCCGGCCGATCCAGCTGGCGATCTCCCGGGTCCGCCGACGCCGCTCTTCCCAAGGCAAGGAGAGGGCCAGGCTTCCCTCCTCTTCATGAAGGTCTTCCAGGGTCAGAACGGGCACCAAAAGGCCCGTCAGATGGGGGATTGGCTTTCGCGGATCCTTTGGGTCCGCCACCCAGGCCACCCGCCCCCCTTCCCGGCCCTGGAGGCGGCCCTTGAAAGCGTGGTAGTCCAGGAGGCTCAAGCCGCCCGGGAGAGGGAGCTCCTTGGGGTCTTCCTCTCCCAGCCGGAGAAGCTCCCAGGTGCGCCGGTCGTAGGCGTTCCGGACCCGTTTGGGCAGAGGGTGGCCTTGGGCAAGCCAGGCCTCGAGGGACATCTCGCAGAGGATGCGGTAAGCGGGGTCCACCTCCAGGAGGAACGCCCCCGAGTCGGAGACCCAAAGGTCCAAGACCGCCCCCCCAAGCACCCGCCACCCGGGCCCCCGGGCGTGCTCCCTCCGGTACACCGCAAGCCCCTCCACCCAGACCCCCTCGAGGCGCCTGAGGCGCTCCTGAAGGAGCCTTCGGGCTAGGGCCGAAAGCACGCTCCGCTCCCCCGGGTCCTTGGGGTCCAGAGGCCTCCTCCCCTTGGGGTAGAGGCGGTAGGCGTAGTTCTGCCCCATCCGCGCCAAGGTGCCCTCCAAGACCAGGACCTCAGGGGGTGACCAGGAGGCGAGGCCGTCTCCCATGCGCACCGTGACGCCCCCCGCCCGGCGGGCCACCTGGGCGAGAAGGGGATACACCTCCTCCCGCCCCGGAGGAGGGTCCAGAACCACCTCGAGGCGCCAAGGCCTGAGTTCCTCGGGGTTCAGAGGCCGTAGGGCGAAGCGGTTTAGGAACACTTCCGTTTTTCCAAGGTGGTTCATATCTTGGCTCAGATTTGCATAGGAGCTGCCAAGGATCAAGGGAGGGGAGTTTCCCAGGGGCCTAGCTCTACCTCCGTCCGGAGGGAGAAGGAAGACGTCCTCCGGACCCCAGGAAGGCCCCCCCTGCGGCCCTATGCAAAAGGAAGATCCCCTATACTGCGCTCGCGGAGGTGAACCGTGCGCGTGGCCTACGTGCTCTCAAGCCCTAGGGCGGCAAGCCACAAACTCGGCCAGATGATCCTCCCCCAGCTGGAGGCGGGGACCCACGGGGTGGAGGTGGTGGGGATCTTCTTCTTTGACGACAACACCCTGGTGCTGCAGAAAGGGAACCCCATCGGGGAGCGGCTCGCCAAGGTGGCCAAGGAGAAGGGCATCCTCCTCATGATGTGCGACCTCTGCGCTCTGGAGCGGGGCCTGGCCGAGGGGGAGCCCCGCTGGTGCACCCCGGAAGGAGAGGGGCGGAAGACCCCTGGGACGTGCCGGGTGTCCCCCCACGTGGTGGAGGGGGTGGAGGTGGGGTGCTTCCCCGACCTCTACCGGGCTTTGGCGGGCCGGGTGGACCAGGTGATCACCCTGTAGCCGTGGCCCGCCGCGCCGGGAAGTGGAAGGGCCTCCCGCACAAACCCGGGCCTCCCCCTGGTGGGGATGAGGACGCTAATCATGGGCCAGGGTGGGCTGGAGCCGGGTTTCGTCGGTGAGGTCCAGGCGGAGGGGCGTGGCGGAGACGAAGCCCTGGGCCACCGCCCAGCGGTCCGTCCCCTCCTCCGCCTCCTTGAGGGGCCTCGGGGCGAACCAGTAGAAGGGCCGGCCCATGGGGTCCTCCCCCGGGATCACCACCCCCTCGTAGGCCCGCACCGACTGCCGGGTCCAGAGGAAGCCCTTGGGCCTAAGGGGCAGGTTCACGTTCACCAGGAAGGGCCGCTCCAACCGGAGGAGGGTCTCCAAGGTCCGGAGGAGCCAGGGGCGAAGCCCGGCAAAGTCCGGAACCTCCCCGTTGAGGGGCACGCTGAAGGCCGCGGCGGAGAGGCCGAAGAGGTAGCCCTGCTTGGCCGCGGCCACGGTGCCCGAGTGCCAGATCTCGTGCCCCAGGTTGCTCCCCAGGTTCACCCCCGAGAGGACCAGGTCCACGGGGCCGAAGAGGTGGAGGCCCAGGGCCACGCAGTCCGCCGGGGTCCCCCGCACCCGGTAGGCGGGGAAGTGGGGGGCGTGGAGGGGGGAGGGGTGGGGGTAGGCCCGCACGGGGTGGGCGATGGTGATGGCGTGGCCCGCGGCGCTCTGCTCCGTGTCGGGGGCGGCCACGAAGACCTCCCCGAACTGGGAGGCGGCCTCGGCCAGGGCCCAAAGGCCGGGGCTATAGATGCCGTCGTCGTTGGTCACCAGGATCCGCATGGCCTCACCTTAGCGTTCTCCCATCAGGAGACGGTCAAGGGCCGTCCGCCCTTCCCCGGCGAGCGCTTGAAGGAAAGCCAGGGAGGCCTCCGGGTCCTCCCTCACCTCCAGGACCATGGTCCGGTCCAGGTAGGGACGGAGCCACGCCCCGTGGCCCAGGACCCCCCGGCCCAGGTTCCAGTGGCGGTCGTAGACCCCGTCCGTGTCGTTCAGGTGCAGGTGCTCGGGGGCCAGGGCGAGCCAGGGCCCCGGGTCGGGGGTTCGGCTGAAGACCCGGGCGTGGGCGGCGTCAAAGCAGAAGCCAAGCTCCCCGGCGTGGGCCTCCAAAACGGGCCTCAGGGCCTCCGGATGGGGCTCGTGGCTGTTCTCCAGAAGGAGGCGCACCCCCAGGGTGCGGGCCCGCCGCACCACCAGCCCCAGGGCCTCCGCCAGGGGCAGGGCCCGCTCCAGGGCCTCCTCCGGGGTGCGGCCGTGGGGGATCCCCGAGTGGAAGACGGCCCGGTCCGCCCCAAGCTCCGCCGCCCGGTCCAGCCCGAAGAGGAGCCTGCGCAGGGTGAGGCCCCGCACCTCGGGGTCCGGCGAGAGGAGGTCCAGGTTCCAGAAGGGGAGGTGCACGGAAAGCTTCCCGGAAAACCGCCTCCTCAGGCTTTGGAAGAGGGCGTCCTCCTCCAAGAGGGCGGGGTCCAGGTAGACCTCCGCCCCCAGGCCCAGGGCCTGCAGGCGGGGAAGGGCCTCTTCCGCCCGGGAAAGGGGGAAGGCCAGCCTGACGTCCATGGCCCCAGCATGCCCCCGGCGTGTCAGCCCCCGGTCAGCTACGGGAACCCCAGGGGGCCTTGCCGGAGGGCGGGGGGCAGCGCGGCCAGGAGCCCCGGGAGCCGGAGGAGGGCTACCTGCGAGGAGGAGGCCCGCCTCGAGGAAGGTGGGCGGAAGAAAGACCCCGGGCCGCGCCCACAGGGAAACGAGCCCCCAGCCCAGGCCCAGGGGGCGCCCAAGGTGGAGCGCTGCCCCGAGTTGGGTCCACCCCGAGAGAGGCGCCGAGGGGTGTGGTCTGCTAGGGTGGCAAGATGCCCTACCATGGAAGGCATGGATCCCCTAGCGGTCCTTGCGGAAAGCCGCCTCCTCCCTCTCCTCACGGTGCGGGGAGGGGAGGACCTTTTGGGGCTTGCCCGGGTCCTAGAGGAGGAGGGGGTTGGGGCGCTGGAGATCACCTTGCGGACGGAGAAGGGCCTCGAGGCCTTGAAGGCACTACGGAAAAGCGGCCTCCTTTTGGGAGCGGGCACGGTGCGAAGCCCTAAGGAAGCGGAAGCCGCCCTCGAGGCCGGGGCCGCCTTCCTCGTCTCCCCGGGGCTTCTGGAGGAGGTGGCCGCCCTGGCCCAGGCCCGGGGGGTACCCTACCTCCCTGGGGTCCTCACCCCCACCGAGGTGGAGCGGGCCTTGGCCCTGGGGCTTTCCGCCCTGAAGTTCTTCCCCGCCGAGCCCTTCCAGGGGGTCCGGGTCCTGAGAGCCTACGCCGAGGTCTTCCCCGAGGTGCGCTTCCTGCCCACGGGAGGCATCAAAGAGGAGCACCTCCCCCACTACGCCGCCTTGCCCAACCTTTTGGCCGTGGGGGGAAGTTGGCTTTTGCAGGGGAACCTGGAGGCGGTACGGGCCAAGGTGCGGGCCGCCAAAGCCCTCCTCAGCCCCCAAGCTCCCGGCTGATCCTCTGGGCGGTCCTGACCACCTCGGCCGCCACCTCGGGAAGCCTCTCCTCGTCCAGGTAAATGGCGGCGGTGGAGACGCTCACGGCGGCCACGGGCTCGCCCCGGCCGTTGAGGATGGGGGCGGCCACGCACCGCACGCCGGGCTCGTTCTCCTCGAGGTCCAGGGCGTAGCCCCGGGCCCTTGTGGCGAGGAGCTCCTCCCGGAAGCGGGCGAAGTCGCTCAGGGTGTTGGGGGTGCGTTTGAGCCCCGGGGTAAAGGCCATGGGCCACCTCTCCTCCGGCAGGAAAGCGAGAAGGGCCTTGCCCAAGGCGGTGGACTGGGCGGGGAAGCGGCTCCCGATCTGGCTGGCGAGAAGGAGCTCCCTTTTCCCCGGCACCTTGTCAAT
The sequence above is drawn from the Thermus thermophilus HB8 genome and encodes:
- a CDS encoding IclR family transcriptional regulator, with protein sequence MKGRGGKASETSGAQTLLRGLWLLERVADGVHDLPGLAQALGLSRSTAHRILSALVREGYLRHEPRKGYFLGPKLIRLGFKAYGSLHLPSLARPHLEALRDATLETVHLAVLDGKEVVYIDKVPGKRELLLASQIGSRFPAQSTALGKALLAFLPEERWPMAFTPGLKRTPNTLSDFARFREELLATRARGYALDLEENEPGVRCVAAPILNGRGEPVAAVSVSTAAIYLDEERLPEVAAEVVRTAQRISRELGG
- a CDS encoding argonaute PAZ domain-containing protein, with product MFLNRFALRPLNPEELRPWRLEVVLDPPPGREEVYPLLAQVARRAGGVTVRMGDGLASWSPPEVLVLEGTLARMGQNYAYRLYPKGRRPLDPKDPGERSVLSALARRLLQERLRRLEGVWVEGLAVYRREHARGPGWRVLGGAVLDLWVSDSGAFLLEVDPAYRILCEMSLEAWLAQGHPLPKRVRNAYDRRTWELLRLGEEDPKELPLPGGLSLLDYHAFKGRLQGREGGRVAWVADPKDPRKPIPHLTGLLVPVLTLEDLHEEEGSLALSLPWEERRRRTREIASWIGRRLGLGTPEAVRAQAYRLSIPKLMGRRAVSKPADALRVGFYRAQETALALLRLDGAQGWPEFLRRALLRAFGASGASLRLHTLHAHPSQGLAFREALRKAKEEGVQAVLVLTPPMAWEDRNRLKALLLREGLPSQILNVPLREEERHRWENALLGLLAKAGLQVVALSGAYPAELAVGFDAGGRESFRFGGAACAVGGDGGHLLWTLPEAQAGERIPQEVVWDLLEETLWAFRRKAGRLPSRVLLLRDGRVPQDEFALALEALAREGIAYDLVSVRKSGGGRVYPVQGRLADGLYVPLEDKTFLLLTVHRDFRGTPRPLKLVHEAGDTPLEALAHQIFHLTRLYPASGFAFPRLPAPLHLADRLVKEVGRLGIRHLKEVDREKLFFV
- a CDS encoding bifunctional 4-hydroxy-2-oxoglutarate aldolase/2-dehydro-3-deoxy-phosphogluconate aldolase, with translation MDPLAVLAESRLLPLLTVRGGEDLLGLARVLEEEGVGALEITLRTEKGLEALKALRKSGLLLGAGTVRSPKEAEAALEAGAAFLVSPGLLEEVAALAQARGVPYLPGVLTPTEVERALALGLSALKFFPAEPFQGVRVLRAYAEVFPEVRFLPTGGIKEEHLPHYAALPNLLAVGGSWLLQGNLEAVRAKVRAAKALLSPQAPG
- a CDS encoding SaoD/DsrE family protein: MRVAYVLSSPRAASHKLGQMILPQLEAGTHGVEVVGIFFFDDNTLVLQKGNPIGERLAKVAKEKGILLMMCDLCALERGLAEGEPRWCTPEGEGRKTPGTCRVSPHVVEGVEVGCFPDLYRALAGRVDQVITL
- the surE gene encoding 5'/3'-nucleotidase SurE; translated protein: MRILVTNDDGIYSPGLWALAEAASQFGEVFVAAPDTEQSAAGHAITIAHPVRAYPHPSPLHAPHFPAYRVRGTPADCVALGLHLFGPVDLVLSGVNLGSNLGHEIWHSGTVAAAKQGYLFGLSAAAFSVPLNGEVPDFAGLRPWLLRTLETLLRLERPFLVNVNLPLRPKGFLWTRQSVRAYEGVVIPGEDPMGRPFYWFAPRPLKEAEEGTDRWAVAQGFVSATPLRLDLTDETRLQPTLAHD
- a CDS encoding sugar phosphate isomerase/epimerase family protein, with product MDVRLAFPLSRAEEALPRLQALGLGAEVYLDPALLEEDALFQSLRRRFSGKLSVHLPFWNLDLLSPDPEVRGLTLRRLLFGLDRAAELGADRAVFHSGIPHGRTPEEALERALPLAEALGLVVRRARTLGVRLLLENSHEPHPEALRPVLEAHAGELGFCFDAAHARVFSRTPDPGPWLALAPEHLHLNDTDGVYDRHWNLGRGVLGHGAWLRPYLDRTMVLEVREDPEASLAFLQALAGEGRTALDRLLMGER
- a CDS encoding alkaline phosphatase: MKRRDILKGGLAAGALALLPRGHTQGALQNQPSLGRRYRNLIVFVYDGFSWEDYAIAQAYARRRQGRVLALERLLARYPNGLINTYSLTSYVTESSAAGNAFSCGVKTVNGGLAIHADGTPLKPFFAAAKEAGKAVGLVTTTTVTHATPASFVISNPDRNAEERIAEQYLEFGAEVYLGGGDRFFNPARRKDGKDLYAAFAAKGYGVVRTPEELVRSNATRLLGVFADGHVPYEIDRRFQGLGVPSLKEMVQAALPRLAAHRGGFVLQVEAGRIDHANHLNDAGATLWDVLAADEVLELLTAFVDRNPDTLLIVVSDHATGVGGLYGAGRSYLESSQGVDLLEPQRASFEHMLRVLGQAPEASQVKEAFRAMKGVDLEDAEAERVVRAIREKVYWPEGVRQGVQPANTMAWAMVQRDAQKPDRPNIGWSSGQHTASPVMLLLYGQGLRFVNLGLVDNTHVFRLMGEALGLRYQNPVMSEEEALEILKARPQGMRHPEDVWA
- a CDS encoding cobyric acid synthase; its protein translation is MGRAKALIVWGTGSGVGKSLFAAGLLRHFKRLGLEAAPFKAQNMANHARVVRGGEMASAQWLQALAAGVEPEVRMNPVLVKPFGERGAQVVVWGKVDPFLSGLPWKERRPHLEAPVREALEGLLAEYDLLVLEGAGSPVERNLWPDLPNLRVAEWADAKALLVADVDQGGALGALYGTWALLGEHRKRLIGFAFNKFRGDLELLKPAYALLRDWTGLPVLGTLPLLPLALPEEDGFRYRQPAGNGPKVALLRYPHAANLDEFWPLSELAQVVYAHSPEEAEGAWLLILPGSRLPARDLPWLRAFLPLIQRHLEAGKPVLAVCGGAEMLSEALLDEEGVEERGHFPGLGLLPYRVRMAREKTVERRRVRLRGLSGYWGRLEGLEVEGYEIHHGQGLPLFHQEGSLLATWLHGLLENPGVQKALFGREARGLEEGLEALADALERHLDLRALHRALGLTGRAFPASPTEAKAPVGCPDPPPPPGLVLLLGGAKSGKSRFAQRLAGPFATLVATAEARDEEMAEKIRRHQEERPPTWETLEAPLDLVGALKRARHPTVVVDCLTLWVANLMERGLDPLLEARRFLSAVEESGKRVIAVSNEVGMGIVPQNPLARRYRDLLGQVNALLAEAAQEAYLLVAGRALPLGGGKVPAQEAKRPGSHGGEPGPGRSRDPGP